Proteins from a genomic interval of Trichoderma breve strain T069 chromosome 2, whole genome shotgun sequence:
- a CDS encoding protein kinase domain-containing protein: MIDHLQYNIGVLAEELAKYCHGGYHPVHLNDLLCDGRYRILDKLGFGSFSTVWLAQDEVKDIYVSIKIAVAEQSHNPMASCKSCKLLHKPIIFIHVAWHMEIYTWATYCFESLVSVGYHFVMTRIGKVSKKDGSPSETGVPEYLVEPVEYKFDRSEILDEIQLVDFGESFFIGHPPNSIHTPMSLHPPELVFRHPLTEAVDIWNLGCTTYELVTGRTPFEAWMDDRELAPQFQKVLGGVPDQWIQDALKAGVFTEEPDISAANGFLSLEEDIQASYANGYDKETLDLDEEDLTTLRSYLRRMCIIKPTRRANLPELMLHPWVQAGNGVRKEEQWGEA, encoded by the exons ATGATTGATCATCTTCAATACAACATCGGCGTCCTCGCAGAAGAATTGGCCAAGTATTGCCATGGAGGCTACCATCCGGTGCATCTCAATGACCTACTATGTGACGGGCGATACCGAATACTTGATAAGCTTGGCTTCGGGTCATTTTCTACTGTCTGGCTTGCTCAAGACGAGGT GAAGGATATATATGTTTCTATAAAAATTGCAGTCGCAGAACAGTCTCATAATCCAATGGCGAGTTGCAAATCCTGCAAGCTATTACACAAACCG ATTATATTCATTCATGTGGCGTGGCACATGGAG ATATACACTTGGGCAACGTACTGTTTCGAGTCTCTGGTCTCAGTAGGATACCACTTTGTGATGACTCGCATAGGAAAGGTGTCAAAGAAGGATGGCTCACCGAGTGAAACGGGTGTTCCGGAATACCTTGTAGAGCCTGTGGAGTATAAGTTCGACAGAAGCGAGATTCTCGATGAAATCCAGCTTGTTGACTTTGGCGAGT CGTTCTTCATTGGCCATCCACCCAACTCAATACATACGCCCATGTCCCTCCACCCACCTGAACTGGTGTTCAGGCACCCTTTGACAGAAGCAGTTGACATCTGGAACCTTGGATGCACG ACATATGAGCTTGTCACTGGGCGCACGCCATTCGaagcatggatggatgatCGCGAGCTGGCACCGCAGTTTCAGAAGGTGCTTGGTGGTGTCCCTGATCAATGGATCCAAGATGCTCTAAAAGCCGGAGTCTTTACAGAGGAACCAGACA TCTCGGCTGCGAACGGCTTTTTATCCCTCGAGGAGGATATACAAGCGTCATACGCTAATGGCTATGACAAAGAGACACTCgatcttgatgaagaggatctCACGACATTAAGAAGTTATCTTCGCAGGATGTGCATAATCAAGCCAACCCGACGAGCGAATTTGCCAGAATTAATGTTGCATCCATGGGTTCAAGCGGGCAACGGGGTTCGAAAGGAAGAACAATGGGGGGAAGCCTAG
- a CDS encoding alpha/beta hydrolase fold domain-containing protein: MVSSRALTLKLAGLTALISVSLGTPIEHASHFDLKPFSINLSKGVSRMLELVKDTKLPEKEEYPGVGSSAGIGLDVVKSLQREWTLDFDWHKEEAKLNKYHHFTADIENLSIHFIHEKSQDPEAIPLLLNHGWPGSFLEFLPMINNLTQKATTSTGKPISFHVIIPSMPGFAFSSPPPANWTVDDTARVFNTLMTKILGYETFATFGTDFGAGPTYSLYDNYNSSTRAAHFAFLPFFPLTPDQLVAENITLSKLEQSEEQNFVSWSTTGNAYFSEQATKPNTIGLALQDNPIGQLAWMGEKFISWSDPKAGTAPSVLNHHQILLSTSLYYLTRSFISSVYVYFQNPNGFKSVYTKAKTDAPLLFSAFQYNVAFWPQTLVAKVGNLVMYNNHEFGGHFPGLDNPPALIQDLREIGNYWDRA; this comes from the exons ATGGTCTCTTCACGCGCGCTTACTCTGAAGCTGGCGGGGCTCACTGCTCTGATATCCGTCTCCCTTGGTACTCCTATTGAGCATGCCAGCCATTTTGACTTGAAGCCCTTCTCTATCAATCTCTCGAAAGGAGTTTCTCGAATGCTTGAACTTGTCAAGGACACAAAGCTTCCAGAAAAAGAGGAGTATCCAGGGGTTGGATCATCAGCTGGTATTGGGCTTGACGTCGTTAAAAGCCTGCAGAGAGAATGGACTCTTGACTTTGACTGgcacaaagaagaagccaagtTGAATAA GTATCATCATTTCACGGCCGATATCGAGAATTTGTCAATTCATTTTATCCACGAAAAATCGCAGGATCCAGAAGCAATTCCTCTTCTACTTAACCATGGCTGGCCGGGCTCATTTTTGGAATTCTTGCCAATGATAAACAATCTGACACAGAAGGCGACCACTTCAACCGGCAAACCCATTTCGTTTCACGTTATTATTCCGTCAATGCCCggatttgctttttcttcaccCCCGCCGGCGAATTGGACAGTTGACGATACGGCACGCGTCTTCAATACCCTGATGACCAAGATTTTAGGTTATGAGACATTCGCAACCTTTGGAACCGATTTTGGCGCCGGGCCGACCTACAGTCTCTATGACAACTATAATTCTTCGACGCGCGCTGCACACTTTGCTTTCCTGCCGTTCTTCCCGCTCACCCCAGATCAATTGGTGGCAGAAAATATCACGCTTTCGAAATTGGAGCAGTCAGAGGAACAGAACTTTGTGAGCTGGTCAACTACTGGAAATGCATATTTTTCTGAACAAGCTACCAAG CCCAATACAATCGGACTTGCGCTTCAGGATAACCCAATCGGACAGCTGGCATGGATGGGCGAAAAGTTTATATCTT GGTCCGATCCAAAAGCCGGAACAGCTCCCTCTGTTCTGAATCACCACCAAATCTTACTATCTACATCACTTTACTACCTCACACGCTCCTTTATTTCTTCTGTATACGTTTACTTTCAGAACCCGAACGGATTCAAATCTGTGTATACCAAGGCTAAAACGGATGCGCCTCTTCTATTCAGTGCTTTCCAGTATAACGTTGCGTTTTGGCCGCAAACACTAGTAGCAAAAGTTGGGAACTTGGTCATGTATAACA ATCATGAATTTGGAGGTCACTTCCCAGGACTTGATAATCCACCGGCTCTTATTCAAGATTTGAGAGAGATTGGCAACTACTGGGACCGGGCATAA
- a CDS encoding protein kinase domain-containing protein: MSSLSSIQRRGAIPTYTSLTATGFLDNYNPNEASSEALASKIVSMPEFVVEYEETKDLGSIEEPKKVEEPQDDTAPQQNATSEDIEEGKAAYRPGGFHPVYIGDIFNDRYEVLNKIGYGGYSTVWLVKDLQDNDDDDASNVYRALKVLRANCYGHGTDTSEREILRCLRDGSRDHPGYPYVCHLIDDFEHQGPNGTHVCFIFELMGETLRSFGTWFPLDGMIPYEIMLRFAIQLVLALWYAHDHDVIHTDIKPNNIFVKFRDWSFIESGYLKEIPVPQQDREETEYRPVPSQPLRWFYFDYNAKYSADFDITLGDWGVSSWTTRHLTEVIQPVLLRAPEVIIGAPWDASTDWWNFGAVLLEVFRTVRMFDGGVPPDGHYEIKEHLIEIIDFFGPFPKKLLEKGNQDLVRDLFDDEGRIKDAEPLDRPGLMSETITPGMGQTLREAFVSFMNLLMKIDPEERPSALDLLRHPFLGAVQ; encoded by the exons ATGTCATCGCTTTCATCAATCCAACGCCGGGGAGCAATCCCTACATATACAAGCCTAACTGCCACAGGATTCCTTGACAATTACAACCCAAATGAAGCATCTTCAGAAGCTCTGGCGTCCAAGATCGTATCTATGCCTGAGTTTGTGGTTGAATATGAAGAAACCAAAGACCTTGGAAGTATTGAAGAGCCTAAAAAGGTCGAAGAACCCCAAGATGACACTGCACCTCAGCAAAATGCTACTTCTGAAGATATAGAAGAGGGCAAAGCTGCATACCGACCGGGCGGTTTTCATCCCGTATATATCGGTGACATTTTCAACGACAGATACGAAGTCCTCAACAAGATTGGCTACGGTGGATATTCGACAGTCTGGCTGGTCAAAGACTTACAAGACAA cgatgatgacgatgcatCAAATGTGTACCGCGCACTCAAGGTGTTGAGAGCTAATTGTTACGGCCATGGAACCGACACATCTGAAAGGGAAATCTTGAGATGTCTTCGCGATGGAAGTCGCGACCATCCAGGCTATCCTTATGTCTGTCACCTGATAGATGATTTTGAGCATCAAGGTCCCAACGGCACCCACGTATGCTTCATCTTTGAACTTATGGGTGAAACCCTTCGTAGTTTTGGTACTTGGTTTCCCCTTGATGGCATGATCCCATACGAGATTATGCTCAGATTCGCAATTCAACTTGTCCTTGCGCTATGGTACGCCCATGATCATGACGTTATTCATACAG ACATCAAGCCGAACAATATCTTTGTAAAGTTTCGTGATTGGTCATTTATTGAATCTGGCTATCTCAAAGAAATCCCCGTCCCACAACAAGATCGTGAAGAGACGGAATATCGCCCAGTCCCGTCTCAGCCGCTTCGTTGGTTCTACTTTGACTATAACGCCAAGTATTCAGCTGACTTTGATATTACTTTGGGAGATTGGGGAGTCTCTAGCTGGACTACGAGGCACCTCACTGAGGTCATCCAACCAGTACTTCTTCGCGCTCCCGAGGTCATTATTGGAGCTCCTTGGGACGCGTCCACAGATTGGTGGAACTTTGGTGCCGTGCTGCTTGAGGTCTTTCGCACTGTTCGAATGTTTGATGGCGGAGTTCCCCCGGACGGACATTATGAGATCAAAGAGCACCTGATTGAAATCATTGACTTCTTCGGGCCGTTCCCCAAGAAGCTACTTGAGAAGGGGAACCAGGATCTTGTACGTGATTTGTTTGACGACGAGGGACGTATCAAAGACGCAGAACCGTTGGACCGTCCTGGCTTAATGTCTGAAACTATCACACCTGGTATGGGCCAGACCCTAAGGGAGGCTTTCGTTTCATTTATGAACTTATTAATGAAGATCGATCCAGAGGAGCGTCCATCAGCACTAGATCTTTTGAGGCATCCTTTTCTGGGTGCAGTACAGTAG
- a CDS encoding heterokaryon incompatibility protein (HET) domain-containing protein produces MDNGILGSVVDYQYEPLKDSASIRLLYLHPGSFHQLPIKVSLQEFPVNACPSFGALSYTWATEDGAASLSRELLCNGASLRITENCEAALKRLRRPTEDQVLWVDAVCIDQSNIEERSLQIGLMRQIYSQASWVALWVGESSSVVDEETERKNSGQDPCEGPLYQEFIKDRQAFQHSNSEVFTPRVRGLWDVFHRKWWDRLWVIQEVALSKEPTLVCGGKAETFHNLKIVIEALISSEQPVEVMEFNTLFIASTFHQFHALRILNATRNAKASDPRDKIYGILGFFGASGKDPENIFPEPDYKKTAAELYADVSRAIIINTGKLDVLSSCYGFIKSSVPNLPSWAVSWNDTPLKYFDDEIFNAAGASSVIYEDSDDKLLLRIKGNKVDTVKLTGQLPDSIGYSNGAYIELWRYWWKFVSDLKTYPTGDTISDAFQDTLCWGSDDTDTAAKNIFDSKEPYKYAHRASSITWGRNMGITDKGYLATVPITTKVGDEIVIFEGAKLPFVVRTEGGKSKLGGPCYVRGMMDGEFSTKEDAQATDELEWFTLQ; encoded by the exons ATGGACAACGGAATTCTAGGGTCTGTTGTCGATTACCAGTATGAACCTCTAAAAGACAGCGCATCAATCCGACTGCTCTATCTACATCCAGGCTCATTTCATCAGCTACCTATCAAGGTCTCCCTCCAGGAATTTCCAGTCAATGCATGTCCGAGTTTCGGGGCGCTATCTTATACATGGGCGACTGAAGATGGGGCTGCTTCTCTGTCCCGAGAATTACTCTGTAACGGAGCTTCCCTCAGGATAACCGAAAATTGCGAGGCTGCACTGAAAAGACTGCGACGACCGACGGAAGATCAAGTCCTTTGGGTTGATGCAGTTTGTATCGATCAATCCAATATCGAGGAAAGGAGTCTACAGATTGGTTTAATGCGTCAGATCTACAGCCAGGCATCCTGGGTGGCCCTGTGGGTGGGCGAGTCATCTTCGGTTGTTGACGAAGAAACCG aaagaaagaattCGGGCCAGGATCCTTGTGAGGGGCCACTCTATCAAGAGTTCATCAAAGATCGCCAGGCGTTCCAGCATTCTAATAGCGAAGTCTTTACGCCTCGAGTGCGCGGCTTATGGGACGTATTCCACCGTAAGTGGTGGGACAGGCTATGGGTTATCCAAGAGGTCGCCCTATCCAAGGAGCCTACACTCGTCTGTGGTGGCAAGGCAGAGACCTTCCACAACCTCAAGATTGTTATTGAGGCCCTCATTAGTTCAGAGCAGCCTGTCGAAGTGATGGAGTTTAACACGCTATTCATCGCATCTACCTTCCATCAGTTTCAT GCACTCCGAATCCTAAATGCCACCCGCAACGCCAAAGCCTCGGATCCGCGAGACAAGATATACGGCATCCTTGGTTTCTTCGGCGCCTCGGGAAAAGACCCCGAAAACATATTTCCAGAGCCAGATTATAAAAAGACAGCTGCTGAGCTGTATGCAGATGTCTCGCGAGCCATAATCATCAATACTGGAAAGTTGGACGTCTTAAGCTCATGTTACGGCTTCATTAAGTCGAGTGTGCCTAACCTACCGTCATGGGCGGTTTCTTGGAACGACACTCCGTTAAAATATTTTGACGATGAAATTTTCAATGCAGCAGGCGCTTCCTCCGTTATTTATGAAGACTCTGATGACAAATTGCTCTTGCGGATCAAAGGCAACAAAGTTGACACAGTGAAACTCACAGGTCAGTTGCCTGATTCTATAGGGTATAGTAACGGGGCCTATATCGAGTTATGGCGCTACTGGTGGAAATTCGTGTCAGATTTAAAGACATACCCAACTGGAGACACTATTTCGGACGCATTTCAAGATACCCTTTGCTGGG GATCGGATGACACAGATACTGCTGCCAAAAACATCTTCGACAGCAAAGAGCCATACAAGTACGCTCATAGGGCTAGTTCAATCACCTGGGGGCGTAACATGGGAATAACGGATAAAGGGTATCTAGCCACGGTGCCCATAACGACAAAAGTAGGAGATGAAATCGTGATTTTTGAAGGAGCCAAACTACCCTTTGTCGTACGAACTGAAGGTGGTAAATCCAAGCTGGGAGGGCCTTGTTACGTTCGCGGCATGATGGACGGAGAGTTTTCTACCAAGGAAGACGCACAAGCAACAGACGAGCTAGAATGGTTCACATTACAGTAA
- a CDS encoding alpha-acetolactate decarboxylase domain-containing protein, which translates to MAPNELFQYSIVTALMDGVAESGLTLSDLLPRGDFGLGTFRHMVGEMIVLDGVIYQMKADGSVTSFSRDQLNTTVTPFAMVTHFRPTLSTKVTVKSKGDFGKLLTDLMPQAKNIFSSIRLEGKFKAVVVRTVGGQQHPGEKLSKLAESQVAHSFEDVQGSIVGFRSPSYMQGISVAGDHLHFISADRRQGGHLLELETDGEAELAIAAIRIIHTELPTGDDFVQATLQTDSEGITKAES; encoded by the coding sequence ATGGCACCAAACGAATTGTTCCAGTATTCCATCgtgacggcgttgatggaTGGCGTAGCGGAGAGTGGCCTTACTCTATCAGACCTCCTCCCCCGCGGAGACTTCGGCCTCGGCACGTTTCGACACATGGTTGGCGAAATGATTGTTCTTGATGGTGTCATTTATCAGATGAAGGCCGATGGCTCGGTGACATCGTTTAGCCGTGACCAGCTGAACACGACCGTGACACCTTTCGCCATGGTTACGCATTTCCGCCCAACTTTATCAACAAAGGTGACGGTGAAGAGCAAGGGAGACTTTGGGAAACTACTTACCGACCTTATGCCACAAGCCAAAAACATTTTCTCGTCTATAAGACTAGAAGGCAAATTTAAAGCTGTTGTGGTCCGAACAGTGggcggccagcagcacccCGGCGAGAAGCTTTCGAAGTTGGCAGAATCCCAAGTGGCTCATTCATTTGAGGATGTCCAAGGATCAATTGTAGGATTTCGTTCTCCTTCATATATGCAGGGTATCAGCGTTGCTGGGGACCATCTACATTTTATTTCTGCCGATAGACGTCAAGGTGGGCATCTCCTCGAACTGGAGACGGATGGCGAAGCAGAGCTTGCTATTGCCGCCATTCGGATTATACACACAGAGTTGCCTACTGGTGACGACTTTGTCCAGGCTACATTACAGACGGATAGTGAAGGTATAACAAAAGCGGAGAGCTAA
- a CDS encoding thiamine pyrophosphate enzyme, central domain-containing protein — MTETVRVVVDSLIAAGVEYVFGVPGAKIDSLFNELLDHPKIKLVVCRHEQNAAFMAAAVGRLTGRPGVCIATSGPGTSNLVTGLVTANDEGYPVVAIVGSVKRAQALKRTHQSLRGVELLTPVTKKSAAAVVENQIAEIILDAFRAASSFPRGATSVTLPADIMLASVSKTTVPAFPSSAYLPPSYGTAANEVLDQAAALISAAKAPILFLGQRAIDADIVASIHKFLRKHPVPVIETFQAAGAISKDLKHLFYGRVGLFHNQPGDKLLSEADLVVTIGYDQAEYDADQWNTDCRLDILHLDFVQADHVECYSPKLEVIGSLTANIDAITDRVTEVARLQDTAAGKRIVAEQQDWQSSEVATAKTDGPVQPLYFIRLLQSLLDEETVVTCDVGSIYVYFSRYFYSYKPKTFLTSNVQQTLGVGLPWAIGASLCQKPTPCSKKVVSISGDGGFMFSSQELSTAVQLGCNITHFIWNDGKYNMVEFQEVDKYGRSAGIDLGGVDFVKFAESFGAKGLRANNSKELDAVVKEALSYDGVCIVDVTIDYSKNHDLMKQITAENVN, encoded by the coding sequence ATGACGGAAACCGTTCGAGTTGTGGTCGACTCTCTCATCGCCGCCGGGGTAGAGTACGTCTTTGGGGTTCCCGGAGCCAAGATCGATTCCCTCTTCAATGAGCTGCTCGACCACCCAAAGATCAAGCTGGTTGTCTGCCGCCACGAGCAAAATGCGGCGTTCATGGCGGCAGCTGTAGGGAGGCTGACTGGTCGACCCGGTGTCTGCATCGCCACCTCGGGACCAGGCACGAGCAACTTGGTGACGGGATTGGTGACAGCCAACGACGAAGGCTACCCAGTTGTCGCCATTGTTGGGAGTGTCAAGCGTGCACAGGCATTGAAGCGTACACATCAGAGTCTCCGAGGCGTTGAACTGCTCACGCCCGTCACCAAGAAATCTGCCGCAGCAGTCGTCGAGAATCAGATTGCTGAGATTATACTTGACGCTTTCCGAGCTGCCAGCTCGTTCCCACGAGGAGCAACGTCTGTAACGCTGCCTGCCGACATCATGCTGGCATCGGTCAGCAAAACGACTGTGCCGGCGTTCCCTTCCTCAGCCTACCTCCCTCCCAGCTATGGCACCGCTGCGAATGAGGTCCTCGatcaagctgcagctctaATCAGTGCTGCCAAAGCTCCgatcttgttcttggggCAACGTGCAATTGACGCAGATATCGTTGCAAGCATCCACAAGTTCCTTCGAAAACATCCGGTTCCTGTCATTGAAACGTTTCAAGCAGCAGGCGCCATTTCCAAAGACCTCAAGCACCTCTTTTACGGCCGCGTGGGATTGTTTCACAATCAACCAGGGGACAAGCTCCTTAGTGAGGCAGACTTGGTTGTCACCATTGGCTATGATCAGGCTGAATATGATGCCGACCAGTGGAATACAGACTGTCGCCTGGACATATTGCACTTGGATTTCGTTCAAGCAGATCATGTAGAATGCTACTCGCCGAAGTTAGAGGTTATTGGATCCCTGACTGCAAACATCGACGCCATTACTGATCGAGTCACCGAGGTCGCTCGATTGCAAGACACAGCCGCCGGCAAGAGAATTGTCGCGGAGCAACAGGATTGGCAATCTTCCGAAGTTGCTACTGCGAAAACTGACGGCCCAGTCCAACCTCTATACTTTATTCGCCTGTTACAAAGCTTGCTTGACGAAGAGACTGTTGTAACCTGCGATGTTGGCAGTATATATGTCTACTTCTCACGCTATTTTTACTCTTACAAGCCAAAAACTTTTTTGACATCAAATGTCCAGCAGACTCTAGGAGTTGGCCTTCCTTGGGCCATCGGCGCGTCGTTATGTCAGAAACCGACGCCCTGCTCTAAAAAGGTAGTGAGCATTAGTGGCGATGGCGGATTCATGTTTAGCTCACAAGAGCTGTCCACAGCCGTGCAACTTGGTTGCAATATTACACACTTTATATGGAACGACGGCAAGTACAACATGGTTGAATTCCAAGAGGTGGACAAATACGGGCGAAGCGCTGGTATCGATCTCGGCGGCGTcgactttgtcaagtttGCCGAGTCCTTTGGGGCCAAGGGACTTCGCGCCAACAATTCTAAAGAACTGGATGCTGTGGTTAAAGAAGCCTTGAGCTATGACGGAGTCTGCATTGTCGATGTGACCATTGATTACTCGAAGAACCACGATTTGATGAAGCAGATTACTGCAGAGAATGTTAACTAA
- a CDS encoding nmrA-like family domain-containing protein codes for MSRNICITAVDGQTGFLIAELLLKEGKFARQISSLTGLALDPSSPRAQELTELGGKVVHHQPGRERVVVKALKEIGCDTICLVPPAYRDKLDITLELANAAKKAGVSNVLLISSAGCDYADSKKQPRLREFIDIESAVLATKGDAGTPLGHSPCVIRAGFYAENLLLYSEQAKADGVLPLPIGESHKFAPVALGDIAHMAAHVLAGKGKHGFDDRHRGQMMIVTGPQLCAGEELAQAASQALGVQLEFENISENEAKRVLASQSESDESEREFILEYYSLVREGKTNYIATTAFHDVTGTHPTEPNEFFKSYSADFRPRKRAKH; via the exons ATGTCTCGAAATATCTGCATCACGGCCGTGGACGGCCAGACGGGCTTCCTCATAGCCGAACTGCTTTTGAAAGAGGGTAAATTCGCCCGACAAATAAGCAGCCTTACTGGACTAGCATTGGatccatcctctcctcgAGCTCAGGAACTCACTGAACTTGGCGGGAAAGTCGTGCATCATCAACCAGGCCGAGAACGCGTTGTGGTAAAAGCACTCAAGGAGATTGGGTGCGATACTATCTGTTTGGTTCCACCCGCTTATCGAGACAAATTAGACATAACACTGGAACTCGCAAATGCTGCCAAGAAAGCAGGCGTTTCTAACGTTCTCCTGATTAGCTCTGCTGGCTGTGATTATGCCGACAGCAAGAAACAGCCTCGCTTGAGAGAGTTTATTGACATTGAAAGTGCGGTTCTTGCAACCAAGGGCGATGCGGGGACTCCTCTCGGTCATTCGCCCTGTGTCATTCG TGCTGGATTTTACGCAGAAAACTTGCTTCTCTATTCAGAACAGGCCAAAGCTGATGGTGTGCTTCCATTGCCCATTGGAGAAAGTCATAAATTTGCTCCGGTCGCTTTAGGC GACATTGCTCATATGGCTGCACATGTTCTTGCCGGCAAAGGCAAGCATGGGTTTGACGATAGGCACCGAGgccagatgatgattgtcACAG GGCCTCAACTATGTGCTGGGGAAGAGTTGGCCCAAGCAGCTAGTCAAGCGCTGGGGGTTCAACTTGAATTTGAGAACATATCTGA AAACGAAGCAAAGAGAGTGCTGGCCTCTCAGAGTGAGAGCGACGAATCAGAGAGGGAATTCATCTTGGAGTACTACAGTCTGGTTCGTGAGGGCAAGACCAATTATATTGCTACAACTGCCTTCCATGATGTTACAGGAACACATCCCACGGAGCCTAATGAATTCTTCAAGTCTTATTCTGCTGATTTTCGACCGCGGAAGAGGGCAAAACACTAA